Proteins encoded in a region of the Geobacillus genomosp. 3 genome:
- a CDS encoding ABC transporter substrate-binding protein yields the protein MGKQMQRLAMLCAASFLLLGGCGGAKETGSSQGNGGGQEAKEKTYKVGVTQIVEHPSLDAARKGFEQALKDKGLSVEYDVQIAQGDQSNNQTIATNFVSDGVDLIFANSTPSAQAALNATKDIPIVFTSVTDPVGAQLVQSMEQPGGNVTGTTDTHPEAIPKTVQFIDKYISGGRVGMVYNAGEQNSVAQVDQVKKAMEGTDLNIVSASVSTSAEVKQAAESLIGKVDCFYIITDNTVVSALESVIQVANEHDIPLFVGELDSVKRGGFAAYGFDYYDIGYEAGEMAAQILQDGKKPSDLPVQYPQKLKLVINKKAAQEMGIELNPEWDSIAEYIE from the coding sequence ATGGGCAAACAGATGCAACGACTTGCCATGTTATGCGCAGCAAGCTTTTTGCTGCTTGGCGGCTGCGGCGGAGCGAAAGAAACGGGAAGCAGCCAAGGAAATGGCGGCGGACAGGAAGCGAAGGAAAAGACGTATAAGGTCGGGGTGACACAAATTGTCGAGCATCCGTCACTTGATGCGGCGCGCAAAGGATTTGAGCAGGCGTTAAAGGACAAGGGGCTGTCCGTCGAGTATGACGTACAAATCGCCCAAGGAGACCAAAGCAACAACCAAACGATCGCCACGAACTTTGTCTCGGATGGCGTTGACTTGATTTTCGCCAACTCGACGCCAAGCGCGCAGGCGGCGCTCAACGCAACAAAAGACATTCCGATCGTGTTTACGTCAGTGACGGACCCGGTCGGCGCTCAGCTTGTCCAATCGATGGAACAGCCAGGCGGCAATGTGACAGGCACGACCGACACTCATCCGGAGGCGATTCCGAAAACGGTGCAGTTTATCGATAAGTACATCAGCGGCGGCCGTGTCGGCATGGTGTATAACGCCGGCGAACAAAATTCAGTCGCCCAAGTGGATCAAGTGAAAAAAGCGATGGAAGGAACCGATTTGAACATCGTTTCCGCATCGGTATCCACGTCGGCTGAAGTAAAACAGGCGGCTGAATCGCTCATCGGCAAAGTCGACTGTTTCTATATCATCACCGACAATACGGTTGTATCAGCGCTTGAGTCCGTTATTCAAGTGGCCAACGAACATGATATTCCCCTTTTCGTCGGCGAGCTTGACTCAGTGAAGCGCGGCGGGTTTGCGGCGTATGGGTTTGACTATTATGACATCGGTTATGAAGCAGGGGAAATGGCGGCGCAAATTTTGCAAGACGGCAAGAAGCCGTCCGATTTGCCGGTGCAATATCCGCAAAAATTGAAGCTTGTCATAAATAAAAAAGCGGCGCAAGAAATGGGAATCGAACTTAATCCGGAATGGGATTCGATCGCCGAATATATCGAATAA
- a CDS encoding ABC transporter permease, with amino-acid sequence MFSSVEAGLIYAIMALGVYLSFRILDFPDLTVDGSFVTGASVAAVLIFNGANPFAASAAALLAGFAAGALTGLLHTKGKINPLLSGILMMIALYSINLRIMGKSNVPLLQQETIMTKITAVWQQTGLDAVLNQLFSFTGFMPRTWAILCSMAVLVLIIKGILDWLMKTEFGIALRAAGDNKPMVASFSANTDWLIVFGLGLSNALVAFSGALIAQYGGFSDVGMGIGMIVIGLASVIIGEALFGARSVIRATWAVIGGAIVYRLILALALRVEFLETGDVKLITALIVISALIVPNVLAVQKEKRRKKRKARQLERRESVAGAETNYKSI; translated from the coding sequence ATGTTCAGTTCTGTGGAAGCGGGCTTGATTTATGCCATTATGGCGCTTGGCGTCTATTTGTCGTTTCGCATTTTAGATTTTCCTGATTTAACGGTTGACGGCAGCTTTGTCACCGGTGCATCCGTTGCCGCGGTGCTCATTTTTAATGGGGCGAATCCGTTTGCCGCGTCAGCTGCGGCGCTTTTGGCCGGCTTTGCGGCCGGAGCGTTGACCGGGCTGTTGCATACGAAGGGGAAGATCAACCCGCTTTTATCCGGTATTTTAATGATGATCGCCTTGTATTCGATCAATTTGCGCATTATGGGAAAATCGAACGTGCCGCTGTTGCAGCAGGAGACCATCATGACGAAAATCACGGCCGTCTGGCAACAAACCGGACTGGACGCGGTGCTCAATCAACTGTTTTCTTTTACGGGATTCATGCCGCGGACATGGGCCATTTTATGTTCGATGGCCGTGCTCGTATTGATTATCAAAGGAATTCTTGATTGGCTGATGAAAACAGAATTCGGAATCGCGCTGCGGGCGGCCGGCGACAACAAGCCGATGGTGGCAAGCTTTTCCGCCAACACGGATTGGCTTATCGTCTTTGGGCTTGGGTTGTCCAATGCGCTCGTTGCCTTTTCTGGGGCGCTCATCGCCCAGTATGGCGGGTTTAGCGACGTCGGTATGGGAATCGGGATGATTGTCATCGGTTTAGCTTCTGTGATCATTGGCGAAGCGTTGTTCGGCGCCCGTTCAGTCATACGCGCGACGTGGGCGGTCATCGGCGGCGCTATCGTTTACCGCCTCATTTTAGCGCTCGCCTTGCGTGTCGAGTTTTTGGAAACGGGCGATGTAAAATTAATTACCGCACTCATTGTCATATCAGCGCTCATCGTGCCTAACGTGTTGGCGGTACAAAAAGAAAAGCGGCGGAAAAAGCGGAAAGCACGGCAGTTGGAAAGGAGGGAGTCCGTTGCTGGAGCTGAAACGAATTACAAAAGTATTTAA
- a CDS encoding ABC transporter ATP-binding protein: MLELKRITKVFNEGTADEKAALQGIDLTLSPGDFVTVIGSNGAGKSTLMNIIAGRLSPDTGEVWINGRNVTMLKEHARARYIGRVFQDPMAGTAPHMTIEENLALAYNRTRRRTLRLGVTREKREWFRETLRTLHLGLEDRLTAKVGLLSGGERQALSLLMATFTKPNVLLLDEHTAALDPARAELVTELTKQIVAQHSLTTLMVTHNMEQAIRLGNRLIMMDGGQIIFAAEGEEKEKLTVERLLEEFQRIRGSRFASDRAVLSS, encoded by the coding sequence TTGCTGGAGCTGAAACGAATTACAAAAGTATTTAACGAGGGAACAGCTGACGAGAAAGCCGCTTTGCAAGGCATTGATTTAACGCTTTCGCCCGGTGATTTCGTCACCGTTATCGGCAGCAACGGCGCCGGAAAATCAACGCTGATGAACATCATCGCCGGGAGGCTGTCTCCCGACACAGGCGAGGTATGGATCAACGGCCGCAACGTGACCATGCTTAAAGAACATGCCCGTGCCCGCTACATCGGCCGCGTGTTTCAAGATCCGATGGCCGGTACCGCCCCCCATATGACGATTGAAGAAAATTTGGCGCTCGCTTACAACCGGACAAGGCGGCGCACATTGCGCCTTGGCGTGACACGAGAAAAGCGCGAGTGGTTTCGGGAAACGCTGCGCACGCTCCACTTAGGGTTGGAAGACCGGCTCACCGCCAAAGTCGGGCTCCTCTCCGGCGGAGAACGGCAAGCGCTCTCGCTGTTGATGGCGACATTCACAAAGCCGAATGTGCTTTTGCTTGACGAGCATACCGCCGCTCTCGACCCGGCGCGCGCCGAGCTTGTCACCGAATTGACGAAGCAAATCGTCGCTCAACATAGCTTGACGACGTTGATGGTGACGCACAATATGGAGCAGGCGATACGCCTTGGCAATCGGCTTATTATGATGGACGGCGGGCAAATTATTTTTGCCGCTGAAGGGGAGGAAAAAGAGAAATTGACGGTCGAGCGGTTGCTTGAAGAGTTTCAGCGCATTCGCGGCAGCCGGTTTGCGAGTGACCGCGCTGTGCTTAGTTCGTAA
- the dat gene encoding D-amino-acid transaminase encodes MSVKPHVLTERGIFRYEQVTYPMEERGLQFGDGVYEVVRLYSGAYVWLQEHLDRLYRSAAAIRLSVPFAPEELSEQLEQLRRMNDVREDAILYLQVTRGSFPRSHAFPAENRPNLYAYIQPMARKTDEMTHGVRATLTKDVRWEYCYIKSLNLLPNVLAKQEAVERGAFEAIFHRDGVVTEGSSSNIFLVKHNTVYTHPATERILNGIVRTKVQQFCAELGIPFIEKAFSVSSLAEADELFLTSTTSAVTPIVQVDETAIGSGEPGAVTKALQAAYQKATKPLPTT; translated from the coding sequence ATGTCAGTAAAACCGCACGTATTGACCGAACGTGGCATTTTTCGCTATGAGCAAGTGACGTATCCGATGGAAGAACGCGGCTTGCAGTTTGGCGATGGCGTCTATGAGGTAGTTCGCCTATACAGCGGAGCGTACGTTTGGCTTCAAGAGCATCTCGACCGTCTGTACCGTTCAGCAGCCGCCATTCGCCTGTCCGTCCCGTTCGCTCCCGAAGAGCTGTCCGAGCAGCTCGAACAGCTTCGCCGCATGAACGATGTGCGCGAAGATGCCATTTTGTATTTGCAAGTGACGCGGGGCAGCTTTCCGCGCAGCCACGCGTTCCCAGCCGAAAACCGACCGAACTTGTACGCCTATATCCAACCGATGGCGCGAAAAACAGACGAAATGACGCACGGTGTGCGTGCCACTTTAACGAAAGACGTTCGCTGGGAGTACTGCTATATTAAAAGCTTAAACTTGCTGCCAAACGTGCTCGCGAAACAAGAAGCCGTCGAACGCGGAGCGTTTGAAGCCATTTTTCACCGCGATGGCGTCGTTACCGAAGGCAGTTCATCGAACATTTTTCTTGTCAAACACAACACCGTATACACCCACCCGGCGACGGAACGGATTTTAAACGGCATCGTCCGCACAAAAGTCCAACAGTTTTGCGCCGAACTTGGCATTCCTTTCATCGAAAAGGCGTTTTCAGTCAGCAGCCTCGCCGAGGCGGATGAACTGTTTTTAACGAGCACCACTTCCGCGGTCACCCCGATCGTTCAAGTTGACGAGACAGCAATCGGTAGCGGCGAACCGGGGGCCGTAACGAAAGCGCTGCAAGCCGCTTACCAAAAAGCGACCAAGCCGCTTCCAACAACTTGA
- a CDS encoding AzlC family ABC transporter permease translates to METTWTAGKMAPFRQGVQAGVAIAIGYMPIALTFGLLAKTTGLTLAETVLMSVVVFAGASQYIALSLLSVGTGIFEIILTTFILNIRHFLMSASLNEKAEADALWKKALYAFGITDETFSVAAMKEGTVSASYMFGLIMMAYGSWVVNSGIGYAVGASLPESLQESMSVALYAMFIGLLVPALKKQRKTVWLAGLAAVFNSLGTLVFHLSKGWSIVLATLLSAVVVQWLAKKGENEDE, encoded by the coding sequence ATGGAAACAACATGGACGGCTGGTAAAATGGCGCCGTTTCGCCAAGGAGTGCAGGCGGGGGTGGCGATCGCCATCGGTTATATGCCGATCGCGCTGACATTTGGCCTGCTCGCTAAGACGACCGGGCTGACGCTTGCAGAAACGGTGCTGATGAGCGTCGTCGTTTTTGCCGGCGCCTCGCAATATATTGCGCTCAGCTTGCTTTCCGTCGGTACCGGTATATTTGAAATCATTTTAACGACATTTATTTTAAACATTCGCCATTTTTTAATGTCCGCTTCGCTCAACGAAAAAGCGGAGGCGGATGCGCTTTGGAAAAAGGCGCTGTATGCGTTTGGCATTACGGATGAAACGTTTTCCGTTGCGGCCATGAAAGAGGGGACGGTTAGCGCTTCGTATATGTTTGGGCTGATCATGATGGCGTACGGCAGCTGGGTCGTCAATTCCGGCATCGGTTATGCTGTCGGGGCAAGCTTGCCGGAAAGCTTACAAGAGAGCATGTCGGTCGCTTTGTACGCCATGTTTATCGGCTTGCTCGTCCCAGCGCTGAAAAAGCAGCGGAAAACGGTATGGCTGGCAGGGTTAGCTGCCGTGTTCAACTCGCTCGGCACGCTTGTCTTTCATCTGTCTAAAGGCTGGTCGATCGTGCTGGCGACGCTTCTTTCGGCAGTCGTCGTCCAGTGGCTGGCGAAGAAGGGGGAGAATGAGGATGAATAA
- a CDS encoding AzlD domain-containing protein, whose protein sequence is MNNAIVWMILGMGIVTYLPRMLPLVLLGRVQLPPFWQGVLKNVPYAALGALIIPDIFFIQDDILFGVIGFAAAVTAAWLGANVIVVVLAAVVVLSCYSMLM, encoded by the coding sequence ATGAATAACGCGATCGTTTGGATGATTCTCGGCATGGGGATCGTCACGTATTTGCCGCGCATGTTGCCGCTCGTGCTGCTTGGGCGCGTCCAGCTGCCGCCGTTTTGGCAAGGGGTGCTGAAAAATGTGCCGTATGCTGCACTTGGCGCGCTGATTATCCCTGATATTTTTTTCATTCAAGACGACATTCTCTTTGGGGTGATCGGTTTTGCGGCGGCGGTGACTGCCGCCTGGCTCGGTGCGAATGTTATTGTTGTCGTGCTTGCTGCGGTTGTGGTGCTTAGTTGCTATTCGATGCTGATGTAA
- a CDS encoding SCO family protein, which translates to MKKWYMIAASFVLAGIGAGIFYFAVYKPSAMHLPDDVTMETAWGAPYSFDSLPPKVRLVEFIYTNCPDICPNTTMQMAKLRDRLQKAGVFGRDVEFVTITIDPERDTKEKLQTYANTFGVTGDGQGWVFLRGSEVATKATADAFNFQYRDPGNGMIVHTSLAYLLNRDGRVIEQIDMGGASRFRVDEVYKTIMDELS; encoded by the coding sequence ATGAAAAAATGGTATATGATCGCCGCATCGTTTGTGCTCGCTGGCATCGGTGCCGGCATCTTTTACTTTGCCGTCTATAAACCGTCCGCTATGCATCTGCCGGATGACGTGACGATGGAGACTGCATGGGGAGCCCCTTATTCTTTTGACAGCTTGCCGCCAAAAGTCCGGCTCGTCGAGTTCATTTACACGAACTGTCCGGATATTTGTCCAAATACGACCATGCAGATGGCGAAATTGCGTGACCGATTGCAAAAAGCCGGAGTATTCGGCCGCGATGTAGAATTTGTTACAATCACCATTGACCCTGAGCGCGATACGAAAGAAAAACTGCAAACATACGCAAATACGTTTGGGGTGACTGGCGATGGGCAAGGATGGGTGTTTTTGCGCGGCAGCGAAGTAGCGACAAAAGCGACGGCAGACGCTTTCAACTTCCAATACCGTGACCCGGGAAACGGCATGATTGTGCATACGTCGCTCGCTTACTTGCTCAATCGGGACGGACGGGTCATCGAACAGATCGACATGGGGGGAGCGTCACGATTTCGTGTTGATGAAGTGTACAAAACGATTATGGATGAATTGTCGTGA
- the aceA gene encoding isocitrate lyase translates to MASFTERVRQLEESWKNEERWKGIVRPYSAEDVIKLRGSLDIEHTLARRGAEKLWQLLNTEDYVHALGALTGNQAVQQVKAGLKAIYLSGWQVAADANLAGHMYPDQSLYPSNSVPHVVKRINQALQRADQIQHLEGSGDVDYFVPIVADAEAGFGGQLNVFELMKGMIEAGAAGVHFEDQLSSEKKCGHLGGKVLLPTQTAVRNLIAARLAADVMGVPTVLIARTDANAADLITSDIDPRDQQFITGERTTEGFYRTRAGLDQAIARGLAYAPYADLIWCETSEPNLEEARRFAEAIHERFPGKLLAYNCSPSFNWKKKLDDETIAKFQQELGKMGYKFQFVTLAGFHALNYSMFELARGYKERGMAAYAELQQAEFAAEKYGYTATRHQREVGTGYFDEVAQVISGGQSSTVALKGSTEEEQFTTA, encoded by the coding sequence ATGGCGTCATTTACTGAACGTGTCCGACAATTAGAGGAAAGTTGGAAAAATGAGGAGCGTTGGAAAGGGATCGTTCGCCCGTACAGCGCCGAAGATGTCATTAAACTGCGCGGTTCGCTCGATATTGAGCATACGCTTGCTCGGCGCGGTGCTGAGAAGTTATGGCAGCTGTTAAATACGGAAGATTACGTCCATGCGCTCGGGGCGCTGACCGGAAATCAGGCGGTGCAGCAAGTGAAAGCCGGGCTGAAAGCCATTTACTTAAGCGGCTGGCAGGTGGCGGCCGACGCCAACCTCGCGGGGCATATGTATCCGGACCAAAGCTTGTATCCGTCCAATAGCGTTCCGCATGTTGTCAAACGAATTAATCAGGCGTTGCAGCGTGCAGATCAAATCCAACATTTGGAAGGAAGCGGCGATGTCGACTATTTTGTGCCGATCGTGGCTGACGCAGAGGCTGGATTCGGCGGCCAGCTGAACGTGTTTGAGCTCATGAAAGGAATGATCGAGGCCGGGGCGGCCGGTGTTCATTTTGAAGATCAGCTGTCGTCAGAGAAAAAATGCGGCCATTTAGGCGGGAAAGTGTTGTTGCCGACGCAAACGGCCGTGCGCAACTTAATCGCAGCGCGGCTTGCCGCTGACGTCATGGGTGTCCCGACTGTGCTCATCGCCCGCACCGATGCGAACGCCGCCGACTTGATCACAAGCGACATTGACCCGCGCGATCAACAGTTTATAACCGGCGAACGGACGACGGAAGGGTTTTATCGCACACGGGCAGGCCTTGACCAGGCGATTGCCCGCGGACTTGCCTACGCGCCGTATGCCGATCTCATTTGGTGCGAAACGAGCGAACCAAATTTGGAGGAAGCACGCCGATTCGCGGAAGCGATTCACGAGCGATTCCCTGGCAAGCTGCTGGCGTACAACTGCTCGCCGTCGTTTAACTGGAAGAAAAAATTGGATGATGAAACGATCGCCAAATTCCAACAAGAACTCGGCAAAATGGGGTACAAGTTCCAATTCGTCACTCTGGCCGGTTTCCATGCACTCAACTACAGCATGTTCGAGTTGGCGCGCGGCTATAAAGAGCGCGGCATGGCGGCGTATGCTGAACTGCAGCAGGCGGAATTTGCCGCTGAGAAGTACGGCTATACGGCAACGCGCCATCAGCGCGAAGTCGGTACCGGCTACTTCGATGAGGTCGCTCAAGTGATCTCTGGCGGTCAGTCGTCCACAGTCGCCTTAAAAGGGTCAACTGAAGAAGAACAGTTTACAACTGCTTAA
- a CDS encoding competence protein ComK → MKVNEFIVLEHFVVSRYTMAILPYPLNSDIYAKVVEEDGEYIVKKTPTDIIKHSCDYYGCSFQGRKDGTKALIGITHKAPIAIEPSNGIYVFPTSSPRDSGCVWLSHMHVYRYEPAKYERTIVYFRNGKNVFLDVSYKSFINQLYRTAQLRTKLADRMEARERKLQYIFRMQQEKDVTEH, encoded by the coding sequence ATGAAAGTGAATGAGTTTATTGTGTTGGAACATTTCGTCGTGAGCCGTTATACAATGGCGATTCTCCCGTACCCGTTGAACAGTGACATCTATGCAAAAGTAGTGGAGGAAGATGGTGAATATATTGTCAAAAAAACGCCGACCGACATCATTAAACATAGCTGCGATTATTACGGCTGCAGCTTCCAAGGCAGAAAAGACGGAACAAAGGCATTGATCGGTATCACCCACAAGGCGCCGATTGCCATCGAACCGTCCAACGGAATTTACGTCTTCCCGACTTCTTCCCCGAGAGATTCCGGCTGCGTTTGGCTGTCCCATATGCACGTCTATCGGTATGAGCCCGCCAAATATGAGCGAACCATTGTTTATTTCCGTAACGGAAAAAACGTATTCCTCGATGTTTCCTATAAATCCTTTATCAATCAATTGTATCGAACAGCCCAACTGCGGACGAAACTGGCAGACCGAATGGAGGCAAGAGAACGCAAGCTGCAATACATATTCCGTATGCAGCAAGAAAAAGATGTGACAGAGCATTGA
- a CDS encoding TVP38/TMEM64 family protein, which yields MNMETLKQWFTLDNVLSLLEHYRSFGVFPGIAATLLESFFPILPMVVFVMANAAAFGLWKGFFISWLGASLGSLIVFWLTRRIGQQRFFRFVRRHPKVRRFMHWIERHGFGPLFLLYCFPFTPSALVNIVAGLSGISRQQFVLAVLLGKMIMIFTISFIGYDIVALVRQPLRTAGIAVIVLLLWYAGKRIEARFSLTEKQSGREDGE from the coding sequence ATGAATATGGAGACGCTCAAACAATGGTTCACGCTCGATAACGTGCTTTCCTTGCTCGAACATTACCGCTCATTTGGCGTGTTTCCCGGCATTGCCGCGACGCTGCTCGAGTCGTTTTTTCCGATCTTGCCGATGGTTGTGTTTGTGATGGCGAACGCCGCCGCGTTTGGATTGTGGAAAGGGTTTTTCATTTCTTGGCTTGGCGCTTCGCTCGGCTCGCTCATCGTATTTTGGCTGACACGGAGAATCGGCCAGCAGCGTTTTTTTCGTTTTGTCCGCCGCCACCCAAAAGTGCGCCGGTTCATGCATTGGATCGAACGGCATGGATTTGGTCCGCTATTTTTGCTTTATTGTTTCCCTTTCACTCCGTCAGCGCTTGTCAATATTGTCGCCGGGCTGTCCGGCATCAGCCGCCAACAGTTTGTGCTCGCGGTGTTGCTCGGAAAGATGATCATGATTTTTACGATCAGTTTTATCGGTTATGACATCGTGGCGCTCGTTCGTCAACCATTGCGGACAGCCGGCATTGCTGTGATCGTCTTGTTGCTTTGGTATGCAGGAAAACGGATAGAGGCGAGATTTTCGCTGACAGAAAAACAAAGCGGCAGGGAGGACGGAGAATGA
- the lepB gene encoding signal peptidase I — protein sequence MTEENKKKKRRHRWPWLAAVCLIAALRFFVFSNYMVEGKSMMPTLQSGNLLIVNKLRYEIGPIHRFDIVVFHANQKEDYVKRVIGLPGDRIEYKNDRLYINGQKVNEPYLQPYKQKLVSGKLTGDFTLEEVTGEKRVPAGCIFVLGDNRLGSWDSRHFGFVKISQVVGKVDLRYWPFGQFAFRF from the coding sequence ATGACAGAAGAAAACAAAAAGAAAAAACGAAGACACCGATGGCCATGGCTGGCCGCCGTTTGCTTGATTGCCGCACTCCGTTTTTTTGTTTTCAGCAACTATATGGTAGAGGGAAAATCGATGATGCCGACATTGCAAAGCGGCAATTTGCTGATTGTCAATAAGCTGCGCTATGAAATCGGACCGATACACCGATTCGACATTGTCGTTTTCCATGCCAATCAAAAGGAAGATTATGTAAAACGGGTCATCGGGCTGCCGGGAGACCGAATTGAATACAAAAACGATAGATTGTATATCAATGGACAAAAAGTCAACGAACCGTATTTACAGCCTTATAAGCAAAAATTGGTCAGCGGCAAGCTGACGGGTGATTTTACCCTTGAAGAGGTGACCGGGGAAAAACGGGTGCCGGCCGGCTGCATTTTCGTCCTCGGTGATAATCGGCTTGGCAGTTGGGACAGCCGCCATTTCGGTTTTGTTAAAATCAGCCAGGTCGTCGGCAAAGTCGACCTCCGTTATTGGCCATTTGGACAGTTTGCTTTCCGTTTTTAG